From the Thermoproteota archaeon genome, the window AAAGAATTGGCCGAATATAGGACCCATATGAAGATAATAGGCGACATACTGTCCACAACCCGAGATGATCTTCAGGATGATGATGGGGCATCTGTAACATACCTAATTAGAAAAGCCAACATTTCACATGTTAGAATTTCACGAATTTTAAGCACTTTGGTTTCACAGGGATTATTAGAACAAGTAAACTCCCAAGGTGCCTGCAAATATAGAATCAGCTCATCTGGAAGAGAGTTCCTCCAAGCGTATCAGACATTTAGTAGATTTGCTGAAGATTTTGGTTTAACTATTTAGTTTTCAAAATCATCAAATTCATCTAGGTCATCATCAAATTCATCTTCAAAGTCATTGTCTTCAAATGGCGCACTCATGGCAACAAACCAAAAAAGCAATCACCTAATAAGGATTTTAGAATTACAGTTTCATAATACAGATCAAGAGTTGGCAATCTTGTGGTTAATTAAAAACTAGACAGCAATAATTCCATTCTCAATTAAAAATTTTATACTGTTAAGAAAGTCTTTTTCTCCAATTAATCCGTCACCCCACCATTTTGCAGTATTTTTTATCCAATGAGGAATTTCTTTAGTCGAAGAATTTTGTGAAGGGATGGCATCAACGAGAATTATTTTTTCAGAAATCATGTATTCAATGCCGGTAAAAAAATCAGAGTCACTAATCAAGCCTGACGACCACCATTTTGCATTGTTTTTGATCCAGTTAGGAACTTTCACAAAGATCTCTTCTGGATATCCCAATACATCGTAAATGCTTTGATCTGGAAATTGTTGATCAAACCACTCTCGGAATTTTGGCTCATTGGAATACCTGTCCAGATAATATTTTGGAGATTTTGTTTGGTCAGGAAAATTATCAACGTGTGTGGATTTGTACCCAATTACATCCTCTACAGATAAGCTAGGAAATGTTTTATCAAACCAATCATTGAATTGTGGTTCTGTGTAATATCGATCAAAGTAATACTGGGGAGATTTTTCTATATTTGGGAAATCAGAAATCAAAAGTTTTGGATTTTTTATTGGGTTAGGAGTTGTCTGTTTTTTTTCATCAGATTTTACTGAAGGGACAGACATTATTTG encodes:
- a CDS encoding transcriptional regulator; amino-acid sequence: MAEYRTHMKIIGDILSTTRDDLQDDDGASVTYLIRKANISHVRISRILSTLVSQGLLEQVNSQGACKYRISSSGREFLQAYQTFSRFAEDFGLTI